AAGGTGAACATGAGTCCCTGAACTGCAAAGATTAGAGCTATACATGACCCTTTACCTACCTGGCTGTACTACATCCTCTCTACCAGAACGCTGCATGATTGGCCGATGTGCCGCTGAAAGAGAACGATCATGATCACTCTGTCCTacaacgtccatttgttgtgaCTCTCAAGGTCTGTTACAAATACAGTTGCCAACTGGGACAATTGCTTCATCTTGTTTATatgaaaaataccaaaataataaattaatatgtaacttacttgctccttttagatataacattgcttggggaggccagttcctccactgaaaagggtggaagaTACTTTTACATGATGCTGTAACTTTGTTGAGCAATCTATTAATTGATTTGTGAGTCAGTCACCTGGCGGGCAGTCCAACAATTTGAGACCAATGAAGCTAAAAGCAAGGGAACCATTAGGGCACTCTGTAAAAAATACAACAAGAAACCTTTAGGAAATAGCTGAATTGCAGGATTAATTTAAATTTGCaatattctttaatatattaacTTTAACAAATCACATCAAACACATCAGTGCAGCAaatataatagcctaataaaaAATTGTTTTATATAGTTTTATGAAATAGATGTTTGAATTAGGATGCAAGAATATAAATTAAATGATGGCTGGGTTTACCTTCATTTCTGTCCAAGTATTCCTGAGACGCAGGTTTGGTTTGATGTTGCATCCACCTGCTAGTGCTAGTACTGcaaacgggggaggggggggacggacggctTATTTTAACAAGACCGGGAAGTTTATATTTAGACGCATCTCGTACGCAATTCAAAAATAGGAATGAAAGGTGCTGTTAAAAGCGTCATCCTTCATTCATCAACTTTAATAATTTATCGTAAAAAGTAAACATCATAGGCCGAGTGATGAACAGAAGCCAATTATCAATTTTTCACAAGTTTAGCAAATGGCGTCATGGGGGAGTGTTTTATGAATGGAACAGATGTGATGACagaatgtgtgtgattgttctGTATTCTGTCATCAGAAGCCCAAGGGCTCCACACCACATGGTTGATCTGGCACATTGACAGATTATAAAAGGGCTCTCCTGGTAGATTAGATgacatttaaataatatatattaattgcCATGTAGTTCAATGCGATGAAGGGAATTCTTAACATAGTGACTTAATAGCGAAGACGATTTcttagataaatatatattgatagCATATTATAtacttctatatatatatacacattaatATTGTGTAAAATGCCTTATTACTGAAACATTACTCTAACCATGTACAGGGATGAACTGGTCATATCTTACaataaatattaacattaagACCTGTTTTGTTTGGCTTCCCCACCTATATTTGATTGGTGGATATTTTTCCGCCCTATGAATGTAAAACAAAAGGCTAGAAATTAAACTTTGGGCTGCACATCAAAGATTAGGAGTTACAACCCAAATACAAAGGAAATAATACACTTTATTCCAAACAGGAACTTTACAAAAGTTACATCAAGTAAAACAGTTCTCTCCGACAGAGCTTTTGTCATGTATTTAAATAGAAAATGTTTGAAAAATGTCAACAAAGGAATTATTTTTAACAGTGGTCACAAgcaggataaaaaaaataaaataataataataattgcaaaTCCAGTAACATGTCTTGTCGGTAACAGGCATCTACAAACGCTGTCTCAGTAACTTGTCTATTGGTTGTAATGGTGGTCACagctccctcccgccctcctctGTTCCAGCCTAGCCTAGCGCTTGGTCCCAGCAGTCCCATTTTAGTGTACAAAAGACAATTGCCATCCGCCATTAAAAACCGACTCCTTTTTTAACAATGTCCACTGGCAGTAAGATTATGATCCAATTTCATTCAGTGGTGGAATCTCCTTGAAGACATTGCAAAGTGTTTTATGAAAAATGCCTTCTCCCCTCCTGGACTGAGAGTTTTGGCATTTTCCTGCCCTAGCA
This genomic stretch from Gadus chalcogrammus isolate NIFS_2021 chromosome 9, NIFS_Gcha_1.0, whole genome shotgun sequence harbors:
- the LOC130388917 gene encoding spexin prohormone 1-like, with product MKSALMVPLLLASLVSNCWTARQWRNWPPQAMLYLKGATAHRPIMQRSGREDVVQPVKQSWNRNTLSMFHTSSVLLDMLHSKYHKKVEKTPAG